The Vampirovibrio chlorellavorus genome includes the window AAATAATCCTGCGGGTGATGATGTACTCATCCTCATCGTCATCCACCAGCAAGACCCGGATGGGTTGTAATTCCGATTCGGCTTCAGGTGGCCTGGGTAGGTAGCTCGACAGTTTCAAACCAGTATTTCCCCAATATTTTCATGGCATTTAACAGCGAATCGTAAGAGATGGGCTTGATCATAAAAGAGTTAACACCCAGTTCATACGTGCGAATAACATCGTCTTTCTCTTGCGAGGTGGTAAGCACCACCACCGGGATATGCTTGAGCGACGGCTCCTTCTTGATGATTTCCAGCACCTCCATGCCTGTTTTTCGAGGCATATTCAGGTCCAGCAGGATTAAATCGACAGGGGGCGCGTTTTGGTGGCTAAACTGGCCCCGATGGTACAAAAAATCTAGTGCCTCCTCCCCATCTTCGGCATAAGAATACAGACAAGAGGGCATATTGCGGTTTAGCGCCTCCCGGATGATTTGCCGGTCATCGCTGTCATCATCGGCGATCAGGATATGCGGTTTTCTTGGGCTGTTGTTGTGCTTACTCAATGCGATCTTCCTACCGGCTAATGGACGTTTCGTCGATTATTTCTGATAAATGGGAAGAGAAATAATAAAAGTAGAGCCTTCACCCGGTTGGCTTCTGGCAGTGATATGGCCGTGGTGGAGTTCAACAATTTTTTTGCAAGTGGCCAGGCCAATTCCCGTCCCTGAAAACCTGGAAGCCGTGTGCAACCTTTGGAAAACCTTGAAAATACGATCCAGATATTTTTCATCGAAGCCGATGCCGTTGTCCTGAACGGAAATTTCCAGCATGGGCACTTCATAAGAATGAAGTTGATACTGTATTAAATTACCATAAATATGAATATGCGGGCATACCCCGCTTCGGCGAAACTTGAGGGCATTCTGGATTAAATTTTTAAATAAAATTTGCATCTGGGCCTCATCGGCCTCAATAATGGGCAGGGGATCGATGCTTAGGGTGGCCCCGGCTTGGTTTAACTCCGCTTCTATTTCAAAATTAATACCGGGCAGTAACAGGTTGAGGTTGATGGGTTTAAATTCCGGATTCTGGGGCGTAATACGGGAATATTCCGACAGTGCCCTGAGCAGATCCTGCATACGGGCGACCCCCGCCTGCAAGCGTTGAAGATCCTGTATGGAGGCTTTCTGAAGCCCTTTTTCCTCCCGTTTGCTGAAGCGTTCTGTGTAAAAAGCAATCTTCCGCAACGGTTCCTGTAAATCGTGCGCGGCAATCATGGTGAACTCTTCCAGGCTTTTTTTGCTCAGGATCAGGGCCT containing:
- a CDS encoding response regulator, whose translation is MSKHNNSPRKPHILIADDDSDDRQIIREALNRNMPSCLYSYAEDGEEALDFLYHRGQFSHQNAPPVDLILLDLNMPRKTGMEVLEIIKKEPSLKHIPVVVLTTSQEKDDVIRTYELGVNSFMIKPISYDSLLNAMKILGKYWFETVELPTQAT